Part of the Streptomyces antimycoticus genome, GTGGGCCGCCGTCACGGCCCGGAACCCGGCGGTAGCCCGGCTGAGCGCCTCGTCCCAGGAGGCGCGGCGGAGTTCACCGCTGACCGAGTCCCGCACCAGGGGGTGGGTCAGCCGGGGGTACTGCTTCTGCTGTCGGTTGCGCTGGCGGTTACGGGCCACGACGGGCTCCTTACGGCGGTCACGCCGCAGTGCGACGTGAGGAAACCGAACGTCCGGGTATCGTCGACAGAATATTGAATACAGTATGCCCGAGGAGGGGGTCAAGGAGTCGAACGACACCTCAACCCCCCTCCCGTCCGCCGGTGATGGAGCCCCGGGCGGTGATGGGACGTCGGCCGGTACAGAGAGCTCACGGGGGAAGCGAGCTCGGCCGGTGAAGCCGGTACCGCGCATTCGGCCGGTGAGGCCGGTAAGGCGCATGCGGCCGGTGAGGCCGGTGAGGCCGGTAGCGCGAGCTCAGCCCGTGAAGAGCTGTGTGGCCTTGCGGATGAGCTCGTAGACCCCGTACCCGAAGGGCAGCGCGACCCAGGCCCAGACGGCCACGGTCAGCGCGGTGCGGTTGTTGGTGGGTTCGGTCATCGGTCCGCTCCCTTCTCGGCGGGCGCCGCCTCGGTATCGGCCGTCACGGGAGCCGGTTCGTGGAAGCGCGGATGGACCGGCCGCACCAGCTCGTTGGCGATGAA contains:
- a CDS encoding MFS transporter small subunit, with the translated sequence MTEPTNNRTALTVAVWAWVALPFGYGVYELIRKATQLFTG